In Desulfomicrobium apsheronum, the genomic window TATCTTGTGCTGCAAATCCTGGAACTCGGCACTCCGGTCATCGTGGCACTGAACATGATGGACGAAGTCCGGCGCAAAGGTGTCAGCATCGACACGGGACGTCTCTCCAAGCTTCTAGACACTCCCATCCTCGAAATGGTGGCGAGAACCGGCGAGGGCCGCGAAAATCTGCTGCAGGAGGCGCGAACGGCCATGCTCGATCGTCGCCCCGCGCGCAAGGAGCTGCGCATCTCATATGGCCACGACCTCGACGAGACCCTCAACATCATGCAAGAACTGATCGAATCTTCGAATTTTCTCGATGGCCGCTATCCATCCCGCTGGCTCGGCCTCAAGTATCTGGAAAACGATGCCGAAGTCCTGGCCTTGGGCGAATCCTTCACGGATGTGCACTCGCGCCTGCTGGAACTGACCGGCACCCTGGCCGAGCATTGTCGCAAGACCCTCAACACCGAGCCCGAATGCCTCATCGCCGACTACCGGTACGGGTTCATCACAGGGCTCCTTAAGGACGGAGTGGTTACGCGGCCCTCGACCCAGGCCCGCTTCGACATCACCGACAAGCTGGACATGGTGCTGACCAATCGTCTGGCCGGACCTTTTCTCATGTTCGCCATCATCTATCTGATGTTCGAGCTGACCTTCACGCTGGGCGAAGTGCCCATGGGCTGGGTGGAGGCACTGTTCGGCTGGCTCAGCGAAACGGCCACCGCCATCCTGCCCGAAGGCCTGCTCAGCTCGCTCATCGTATCAGGCATCATTGACGGCGTGGGCGGCGTGCTCGGTTTTACGCCGTTGATCATGATCATGTTCTTCTTTCTCTCCTTCCTGGAAGATTCCGGGTACATGGCTCGCATGGCCTACATGCTCGACCGCGTCTTCCGCATCTTCGGACTGCACGGCTGCTCGGTCATGCCCTTCATCATCTCCGGCGGCATTCCCGGCGGCTGCGCCGTGCCCGGCGTCATGGCGGCACGCACCCTGCGCAGCCCCAAGGAAAAGATCGCAACCGTCCTGACCGCGCCCTTCCTTAGCTGCGGAGCCAAGGTGCCCGTCTTCCTGCTTCTGGCAGCCGCCTTTTTCCCGGGATCCGGCGCCAGCGCGCTGTTCTGGATCACCCTTGGCGGATGGGTCATGGCCCTCCTTTCAGCCCGCATCCTGCGCTCCACCGTCATCAAGGGCGAGGCCACGCCTTTTGTCATGGAACTGCCGCCGTACCGCATGCCCACCTTGAAGGGCATGTGCCTGCACACCTGGGAGCGCGTCTGGCAGTACATCAAGAAGGCCGGCACCGTGATCCTGGCCATCTCCATCCTGCTCTGGGCGGCCATGACCTTTCCCGGCCCCTCCGAGGAACAGACCGCACGCTTCGAGAACGAACGCACCGCCGCCCAGGCCATGACCTGGGAGAGCGACGCCGACATGGAAGAAGCCCTGGCCGTCATCGACAACGCCGAAGCCCAGGATGCCCTGCGCTCCTCGCTGGCAGGAAGGATCGGCACGGCTCTTGAGCTCGTCTCCAAGCCCGCCGGATTCGACTGGCGCACCAACATCGCCCTTCTGGGAGGCTTTGCGGCCAAGGAAGTCATCGTCTCAAGCCTGGGTACCGCCTATTCCCTCGGCGAAGTCGATCCCGAGGAGAGCACCGGCCTGTCCGAAAAGCTGCGCACCGATCCGGCCTGGAACATGTGGGTGGCGGTCAGCCTCATCGCCTTCGTGCTGCTCTACGCGCCCTGCTTCGTGACCGTGGCCGTCATCGGCCGGGAGATCGGCTGGAAATGGGCCGTCTTTTCGGTGGGTTTCAATACGATCCTGGCCTATGGAGTGTCCGTAAGCATTTATCAGGTCGGCATGGCCCTGTAGAAACGTTTTCCCTCGATCAACCTCCCCTCCACCGGGGCGGCAGGGCTGGGCCCTGCCGCCCCGGACCTTTTTCAGCGCGCGCCCGTGCATCCTGTCCGCGCTATTGACCGTATTTGCATCCGGATATAATCAAATGTATTCTTAAAGAATATGGAGGACGGATGCAGAAAACCACGACAGTCAGATTCGAACACGACACGCTTGCCCTGCTTGATCAGCTTGCCGGCACTCTGGGCCGTCCGCGCTCCTGGATAATCAACGACGCCGTGACCAGATATCTTGAATATGAAATCTGGTTTATCGACGAAGTGCGTAAAGGCCTTCACGCCTCCGAAGCAGGCGACCTTGTGACCCACGACGAAGTCAAGAACGCTGTGCGGAGTCTTGGCGTTGCTGTCGATTAAGTGGACACCGCCAGCCAGGCAGGACATCCTCGAAGCCGCCAAACATGCTCTGGAGGAGGATCCCGCCAAGGCTGCAAAGCTGGCAGCCACAATCTTCAAGGCAGTGGAACAACTCGCCCTTTTTCCCGGCTCGGCACCTCCTGGCCGAATCGAGGGAACTCGACAACTGAACCTTCCCAAACTGCCGTTTGTCATCGTCTATAAAATCGGTTTCACAGAACTGCACATCCTGAGAATTTTGCACAACAGCAGACATCCCGGCCATCAGAACGTCCCCTGATAGCAACGCCTCCGCCCGCCCTGCCAAATACAAAGACCCCGCGCAAAAGCACAGGGTCGTCAGGGGCGTTCTTGTAACGCAGGTTGTCTTGGTACGCGGCCCGGGATCAGGCCATTCGCGGCGGCATCATCCCACCGAGGAAAAAACCATGGCTGCATGCACTCCCACCACACATGCGGCGGCAATCAGGCCCAGAACCAGTCTCTTTCCAAAATCTGCAAGCATTTCTGCTCCTTAAAATACATTTGAGAAAAATTTCATTGCCAAAACAGCTGGCTGCGCATTCCGCGAACAAGCCATTTGCTACCTAGCGCGGGCAAGTAACACTGTCCATGAGATTTTATACACGTAGCAAAAAGCCCTTGCCGAAGCTTTTCGGCAAGGGCTTGGCAAGGGCTTGGAAATCAAATCGAGGCGAAGTCGGCCTTCGCCTCGAATCAATCGGCCATTA contains:
- the feoB gene encoding ferrous iron transport protein B; the protein is MNATMALMGNPNSGKTTLFNNLTGARQHVGNYPGITVEKREGRLKIEELDITVVDLPGTYSLTAYTQDELVARNFLIEKNPDAVVAVLDATNLERSLYLVLQILELGTPVIVALNMMDEVRRKGVSIDTGRLSKLLDTPILEMVARTGEGRENLLQEARTAMLDRRPARKELRISYGHDLDETLNIMQELIESSNFLDGRYPSRWLGLKYLENDAEVLALGESFTDVHSRLLELTGTLAEHCRKTLNTEPECLIADYRYGFITGLLKDGVVTRPSTQARFDITDKLDMVLTNRLAGPFLMFAIIYLMFELTFTLGEVPMGWVEALFGWLSETATAILPEGLLSSLIVSGIIDGVGGVLGFTPLIMIMFFFLSFLEDSGYMARMAYMLDRVFRIFGLHGCSVMPFIISGGIPGGCAVPGVMAARTLRSPKEKIATVLTAPFLSCGAKVPVFLLLAAAFFPGSGASALFWITLGGWVMALLSARILRSTVIKGEATPFVMELPPYRMPTLKGMCLHTWERVWQYIKKAGTVILAISILLWAAMTFPGPSEEQTARFENERTAAQAMTWESDADMEEALAVIDNAEAQDALRSSLAGRIGTALELVSKPAGFDWRTNIALLGGFAAKEVIVSSLGTAYSLGEVDPEESTGLSEKLRTDPAWNMWVAVSLIAFVLLYAPCFVTVAVIGREIGWKWAVFSVGFNTILAYGVSVSIYQVGMAL
- a CDS encoding CopG family ribbon-helix-helix protein; the protein is MQKTTTVRFEHDTLALLDQLAGTLGRPRSWIINDAVTRYLEYEIWFIDEVRKGLHASEAGDLVTHDEVKNAVRSLGVAVD
- a CDS encoding type II toxin-antitoxin system RelE/ParE family toxin is translated as MLSIKWTPPARQDILEAAKHALEEDPAKAAKLAATIFKAVEQLALFPGSAPPGRIEGTRQLNLPKLPFVIVYKIGFTELHILRILHNSRHPGHQNVP